A single window of Pontibacillus chungwhensis DNA harbors:
- a CDS encoding dihydrolipoamide acetyltransferase family protein translates to MVEVKLHDIGEGMTEAEILHFFVKPGDEVAADEPLVEVQTDKMTAEIPSPGAGIIGEILVELGETITVGTTVLNMDVGHKSNSGKTSSENTKKSSEKSDNQGEVHTFQLPKRSERILAAPYTRKIARDNGVDISQVEGTGPGGRIVDEDVLAYMKGDTGKQSVAVADPSFEKEPVMAKQEVEPVVGQSIPFKGRRKQIAKKMTHSLHTIAHCTQFEEVDVTNAMEWRAMCKEQGKVFSIAAFYIKAVSVALKDFPIFNATLDEQNEKIDLKEAHNIGLAVDTEDGLIVPVLRNVESKSITQIHEEMKALTEKALSNQLSMADIQGGTFTISNVGPLKGSTGATPIINHPETGLIALHKTKKKPAVVNDEIVIRSMMNISFTFDHRVADGGTAVAFSNRLVQLMEHPNTLMLELV, encoded by the coding sequence ATGGTAGAAGTAAAATTACATGATATTGGTGAAGGAATGACAGAAGCAGAGATCCTTCACTTTTTTGTGAAACCAGGTGATGAGGTAGCAGCGGATGAGCCGTTAGTAGAGGTCCAAACGGACAAGATGACAGCAGAAATTCCATCACCAGGAGCGGGCATCATAGGTGAAATTCTCGTGGAATTGGGAGAGACCATTACGGTTGGAACCACGGTCCTTAACATGGATGTAGGTCACAAGTCCAATTCAGGAAAAACGTCTTCTGAAAACACGAAGAAATCTTCTGAAAAAAGTGACAATCAAGGAGAGGTCCACACTTTTCAATTACCTAAGCGAAGTGAGCGCATCTTAGCTGCACCCTATACAAGGAAAATCGCTCGGGATAATGGAGTGGATATTAGTCAAGTAGAAGGCACAGGGCCGGGGGGGCGCATCGTAGATGAGGACGTGCTCGCCTATATGAAAGGGGACACCGGAAAACAATCGGTGGCTGTTGCGGACCCTTCTTTTGAGAAGGAACCTGTTATGGCTAAGCAAGAGGTCGAACCTGTGGTTGGTCAATCGATTCCGTTTAAAGGTCGCAGGAAGCAAATTGCGAAGAAGATGACCCATTCTTTGCATACGATCGCCCATTGCACGCAATTTGAAGAAGTTGATGTCACAAATGCGATGGAATGGCGGGCTATGTGTAAGGAACAAGGGAAAGTATTTTCGATCGCAGCTTTTTATATTAAAGCAGTCTCAGTTGCGCTCAAAGATTTTCCGATCTTTAACGCTACATTAGATGAACAAAATGAGAAGATTGATCTTAAAGAAGCTCATAACATCGGCCTTGCTGTAGATACTGAAGATGGATTAATCGTGCCGGTCCTTCGAAACGTGGAGTCTAAATCGATTACACAGATTCATGAGGAAATGAAGGCTTTAACTGAGAAAGCGTTGTCTAATCAATTAAGTATGGCTGATATCCAAGGGGGGACGTTCACAATTAGTAACGTTGGTCCTTTGAAAGGAAGTACTGGTGCTACTCCAATTATCAATCATCCGGAAACGGGTCTTATTGCCCTTCATAAGACGAAGAAGAAGCCTGCTGTTGTAAATGATGAAATTGTCATCAGATCAATGATGAATATATCTTTCACTTTTGATCACCGTGTAGCAGACGGCGGGACAGCTGTGGCCTTTTCTAATCGATTGGTGCAACTTATGGAACACCCGAATACACTCATGTTGGAGCTGGTATAG
- a CDS encoding alpha-ketoacid dehydrogenase subunit beta — protein MQTTVGTNTLTLVQAVTDGMRTMLREKEEVIVMGEDVGKNGGVFRATDGLQSEFGDDRVIDTPLSEAGFTGAAIGMAVNGFLPIVEIQFLGFVYPAYEQIMTHASRIRARTMGHYSVPMVIRAPYGAGVRAPEIHSDSVETLFTHMPGIKVVCPSSPYDAKGLLIASIEDPDPVLFMEPMRNYRSSREEVPEDKYTVEIGKGKRISEGEDVSVIAWGAMVPVAEKAVKKMEEKGVSCDLIDLRTLYPLDKDLIAESVQKTGRTVIVQEAHATSGVANDVISVINDTSFLYQKAPIERVTGFDTPVPFFAYEDHYLPTPDRVMKSIEKVISF, from the coding sequence ATGCAAACAACTGTAGGAACGAATACGTTAACACTTGTCCAGGCGGTCACAGATGGTATGCGTACGATGCTTCGCGAAAAGGAAGAAGTCATCGTGATGGGGGAAGACGTAGGGAAAAACGGCGGTGTTTTCAGAGCAACAGATGGTTTGCAGTCTGAATTTGGCGATGATCGTGTCATCGATACCCCTCTAAGTGAGGCTGGTTTTACAGGAGCAGCTATTGGGATGGCGGTAAACGGATTTCTGCCAATTGTAGAGATTCAATTTCTTGGCTTTGTTTACCCAGCTTACGAACAAATCATGACACACGCATCTAGAATTCGAGCACGTACCATGGGTCATTATTCTGTTCCGATGGTTATAAGAGCTCCGTACGGTGCAGGAGTGAGAGCCCCTGAAATCCACTCTGATTCAGTGGAAACCTTATTTACTCATATGCCAGGGATTAAGGTGGTTTGCCCATCTTCTCCTTATGACGCTAAAGGGCTTCTCATTGCTAGTATTGAAGATCCAGATCCAGTGTTATTTATGGAGCCCATGCGTAATTACCGATCTTCTCGTGAAGAAGTACCAGAAGACAAGTATACGGTTGAAATTGGGAAAGGGAAGCGAATTTCTGAGGGAGAGGATGTTTCGGTCATCGCTTGGGGAGCTATGGTTCCCGTTGCGGAAAAAGCCGTCAAAAAGATGGAAGAGAAGGGTGTATCTTGTGACTTGATTGATCTCAGAACGCTTTACCCTCTTGATAAAGATCTTATAGCAGAATCAGTCCAAAAGACAGGGCGTACGGTGATTGTTCAAGAAGCGCATGCGACTAGTGGTGTTGCAAATGATGTAATTTCAGTTATAAACGATACATCTTTCCTTTATCAGAAAGCTCCGATCGAACGGGTGACAGGATTTGACACACCCGTGCCATTCTTTGCTTATGAAGATCATTATTTGCCGACACCAGACAGAGTTATGAAATCTATTGAAAAGGTCATATCGTTCTAA
- the pdhA gene encoding pyruvate dehydrogenase (acetyl-transferring) E1 component subunit alpha encodes MEEQFPIIQWIDEKGNLVQELDQELITEDVIRNMYRNMVRIRTFDRKAISLQRQGRIGTYAPFEGQEAAQVGSALSLRETDWLFPTYRDHGATMTFGHSLKTIFTYWNGRNEGCVPPEGLHIFPPSVPIATHLPHAAGAAYAEKRKGTDNIAVAYFGDGATSEGDFHEGLNVASVLKSPVVFFNQNNNFAISVPIHKQMNSKTIAQKSVSYDMPGVRVDGNDIIAVYTEMNRAIKRARNGEGPSLIEAVTWRYGAHTTADDPTKYREQKESDERRASKDPVTRLELYMKQAGLWDEDWVAGIQQDVANEIDQAIEEMENLPPADINVIFDYVFEKPTWTIEKQKQDYVALMERGDQ; translated from the coding sequence ATGGAAGAACAATTTCCAATTATTCAATGGATAGACGAGAAAGGAAACCTTGTCCAGGAGCTTGATCAGGAACTCATTACAGAGGATGTCATTCGGAACATGTACCGAAATATGGTGAGGATCAGAACATTCGACCGTAAAGCGATCAGTTTGCAGCGTCAAGGGCGGATCGGTACGTATGCTCCATTTGAAGGCCAGGAGGCTGCTCAAGTGGGGAGCGCTTTGTCATTACGGGAAACGGATTGGCTGTTTCCGACTTATCGTGACCACGGGGCTACAATGACTTTTGGACATTCTTTAAAGACCATATTCACATATTGGAATGGCCGAAATGAAGGCTGTGTACCACCTGAAGGGTTGCACATCTTCCCGCCAAGCGTTCCTATTGCCACTCATTTACCTCATGCAGCTGGGGCTGCCTATGCGGAGAAGCGAAAAGGAACAGACAATATCGCAGTTGCTTATTTCGGTGATGGGGCTACTTCTGAAGGGGACTTCCATGAAGGGTTAAACGTGGCCAGCGTATTAAAGTCACCCGTTGTATTCTTTAATCAGAACAACAACTTTGCAATCTCTGTTCCTATTCATAAGCAAATGAACTCAAAAACCATCGCCCAGAAATCGGTCAGTTACGATATGCCAGGGGTACGGGTTGATGGGAATGACATTATAGCTGTATACACAGAGATGAACCGTGCGATTAAAAGGGCTAGAAACGGGGAAGGACCGAGCTTAATTGAGGCGGTAACGTGGCGATATGGTGCTCATACTACAGCGGATGATCCTACGAAATACCGTGAGCAAAAAGAAAGTGATGAGCGCCGAGCTTCTAAAGACCCTGTTACGAGGCTCGAACTATATATGAAACAAGCGGGGCTCTGGGATGAAGACTGGGTGGCAGGAATTCAGCAAGACGTTGCTAACGAAATTGATCAGGCTATAGAAGAAATGGAGAATCTACCTCCTGCAGATATAAATGTCATCTTTGATTATGTGTTTGAAAAGCCTACATGGACGATTGAAAAACAAAAGCAAGACTATGTCGCACTAATGGAAAGAGGGGATCAGTAA
- a CDS encoding Leu/Phe/Val dehydrogenase translates to MNHKEVGEMDLFEKFTEHEQVVFCNDPATGLKAIIAIHDTTLGPALGGCRMQPYESVDEALKDVLRLSKGMTYKCAAADVDFGGGKSVIIGDPEKDKSPELFRAFGQFVESLNGRFYTGTDMGTLPQDFIHSLKETNCIVGVPEEYGGSGDSSIPTALGVIYGIQATNRALFGSDDMKGKAYAIQGLGKVGSKVAARLVEEGAHLYVSDINQHAIDQLIDKANQHHATVQVVRGEDIYRVDADVFVPCAFGGIINDSTIESFSFKGIVGSANNQLLDESHGQMLHQKGILYAPDYIVNSGGLIQVADELYEPSKERVLQKTKSIYDSLLSIYQYAELHHIPTSEAADLFCRERMEARKRRNSFFSHAKRPKWNVRT, encoded by the coding sequence ATGAACCACAAAGAGGTGGGAGAGATGGATTTGTTTGAGAAGTTCACAGAGCACGAACAAGTCGTCTTTTGTAACGATCCCGCAACAGGGTTAAAGGCTATTATAGCGATTCATGATACCACATTAGGCCCGGCCCTTGGCGGATGTCGTATGCAACCTTATGAAAGTGTGGATGAAGCTCTTAAGGATGTACTTCGCTTATCGAAAGGGATGACTTATAAGTGTGCGGCAGCAGATGTCGACTTTGGCGGAGGGAAGTCCGTCATTATCGGAGATCCTGAGAAAGATAAATCTCCTGAACTATTTCGAGCATTTGGGCAATTTGTCGAATCGTTAAATGGAAGGTTCTATACCGGAACTGATATGGGCACATTGCCTCAGGATTTTATCCATTCGTTAAAAGAGACCAATTGTATCGTGGGGGTGCCTGAAGAATATGGCGGAAGCGGAGATTCTTCCATTCCAACAGCGCTCGGTGTGATATATGGGATTCAGGCTACTAACCGAGCTTTATTCGGTTCGGATGACATGAAGGGAAAAGCCTATGCGATACAGGGGTTGGGTAAGGTTGGAAGTAAAGTAGCGGCTCGCCTTGTAGAAGAAGGAGCTCACTTATATGTTTCGGACATTAATCAACATGCAATTGACCAACTCATTGATAAGGCAAACCAACATCATGCAACTGTTCAAGTTGTAAGGGGAGAAGATATTTACCGGGTAGACGCGGATGTATTTGTGCCATGTGCCTTTGGAGGAATCATTAATGATTCTACGATTGAAAGCTTTTCGTTTAAAGGGATTGTTGGATCTGCTAACAATCAACTTCTAGATGAAAGCCATGGACAAATGCTTCATCAAAAAGGGATTCTCTATGCCCCTGACTATATTGTGAACAGTGGTGGATTAATTCAGGTGGCAGATGAATTATATGAACCTAGTAAAGAGCGTGTCTTACAGAAGACAAAGAGCATTTACGATTCTTTACTATCAATCTATCAATACGCTGAACTTCATCATATTCCAACCTCAGAAGCAGCGGATTTATTCTGCCGGGAACGAATGGAAGCGCGTAAGAGACGAAACAGCTTTTTCTCACATGCTAAACGTCCTAAATGGAATGTACGTACATAA
- a CDS encoding thioesterase family protein produces the protein MKEGLVIGQTAEITAEVTSEMVAQFEGGVVHPAYSTVSMVYHMEWAARQIILPYLEDHEEGIGASVTVKHVAPTAVSTMVTVKATVTALKNHLVITDVEARNEKGIIGKGEVTQAILPKEQIAERIEASLVSNA, from the coding sequence ATGAAGGAAGGCTTAGTCATAGGTCAGACGGCTGAAATTACAGCCGAAGTTACATCTGAAATGGTTGCTCAATTTGAAGGGGGAGTCGTACACCCTGCTTATTCTACTGTATCAATGGTCTACCATATGGAATGGGCAGCCAGACAGATTATACTGCCATACTTAGAAGATCATGAAGAAGGGATAGGAGCCTCAGTTACCGTGAAACATGTTGCTCCTACTGCTGTTAGTACAATGGTAACGGTTAAGGCTACTGTTACGGCATTAAAGAATCACTTAGTGATCACAGACGTTGAAGCTCGAAATGAAAAAGGAATCATAGGGAAGGGGGAAGTGACACAGGCGATTCTACCTAAAGAACAAATTGCGGAACGGATAGAAGCGAGTCTGGTGTCAAACGCCTAA
- a CDS encoding ABC transporter ATP-binding protein, producing the protein MLQLNHVHKVFNEGTLDEKIALEHIDLSLKPGDFVTVIGSNGAGKSTLMNVISGAMSPDIGTVTIQDKDVTPYPEYKRSKLIGRVFQDPMAGTAPEMTIEENLAIAYSRNRKRTLKRGVTKKRKTFFKESLESLHLGLEDRLNAKVGLLSGGERQALSLLMATFTEPSILLLDEHTAALDPSRAELITNLTSEIVDKYHLTTLMVTHNMQQALDLGNRLIMMDKGQIILEVSEEEKKELTVEALLEEFQKIRGEQMVNDRALLS; encoded by the coding sequence GTGCTTCAACTAAATCACGTTCATAAAGTCTTTAATGAAGGAACACTTGATGAAAAAATTGCTCTTGAACACATTGATTTGTCTTTAAAGCCAGGTGATTTTGTCACGGTAATTGGAAGTAACGGTGCAGGGAAATCAACGCTCATGAACGTAATATCAGGGGCAATGTCACCTGATATTGGAACGGTAACCATCCAGGATAAAGATGTAACACCTTATCCGGAATATAAACGTTCGAAACTAATTGGGCGTGTTTTCCAAGATCCAATGGCTGGAACAGCGCCGGAGATGACGATAGAAGAAAATTTGGCTATCGCTTACTCGAGAAATAGAAAAAGAACCCTTAAAAGGGGCGTTACAAAAAAGAGAAAAACGTTCTTTAAAGAATCTCTTGAAAGTCTTCATTTAGGTCTTGAAGATCGTTTGAACGCAAAGGTGGGTTTGTTATCCGGAGGGGAACGACAAGCATTGTCACTCCTTATGGCAACATTTACAGAGCCCTCCATTCTTCTTCTTGATGAACACACGGCGGCTTTAGACCCGTCAAGGGCTGAACTTATTACAAATCTAACAAGTGAGATTGTAGATAAATATCATCTGACAACTCTTATGGTAACTCATAACATGCAGCAAGCGCTCGATCTTGGAAACCGTCTGATTATGATGGATAAGGGACAGATTATATTAGAAGTTTCAGAGGAAGAGAAGAAAGAGCTTACGGTTGAAGCGCTCCTAGAAGAATTCCAGAAAATTCGTGGAGAGCAAATGGTAAACGACCGTGCTCTATTATCTTAG
- a CDS encoding ABC transporter permease, whose product MALGVYLSFRVLDFPDLTVDGSFVTGAAVAAILIFNGYNPFLATILAFIAGFLAGCVTGILHTKGKINPLLSGILMMIALYSINIRIMGKPNVALLNQESSLDVVSGWWDSLGLNEPFNALYNMVGWEGYLPSTWGIFFFMIVVTFFIKWLTDRFLKTEVGLAIRATGNNKKMIRSFSANTDLFIILGLGLSNALVAFSGALIAQLTSFADVGMGIGMIIIGLASVIIGEALFGTKSIARTTLAVVGGAIVYRIVVTVALQAEFLEASDMKLVTACIVIIALVLPKVIDNYKSRQLKKKKNAERMAAVQMASAGKDE is encoded by the coding sequence ATGGCGCTTGGTGTTTATTTATCCTTCCGTGTGTTAGATTTCCCTGACCTAACTGTTGATGGGAGTTTTGTTACGGGAGCAGCCGTTGCTGCGATTTTAATATTTAATGGATACAATCCATTTCTTGCGACAATTCTAGCGTTTATCGCTGGGTTCCTTGCAGGGTGTGTAACAGGTATCCTTCATACAAAAGGTAAGATTAACCCTTTATTATCAGGGATCTTGATGATGATTGCTCTTTATTCAATCAATATCCGGATTATGGGGAAACCAAACGTCGCTTTGCTTAACCAGGAGTCTAGTCTTGATGTAGTATCTGGTTGGTGGGACAGCCTTGGTCTCAATGAACCATTTAACGCTTTATACAACATGGTAGGCTGGGAAGGTTACCTACCGAGTACATGGGGTATTTTCTTCTTCATGATTGTTGTGACCTTCTTCATTAAATGGCTTACGGATCGCTTCCTAAAAACAGAAGTGGGTCTTGCCATTCGTGCAACAGGTAATAACAAGAAAATGATTCGTAGTTTCTCTGCGAACACAGACTTATTTATTATTTTAGGTCTAGGCCTTTCCAACGCACTTGTCGCTTTCTCCGGAGCGTTAATTGCTCAGTTAACGTCATTTGCTGATGTTGGAATGGGAATAGGGATGATTATTATTGGGCTTGCTTCTGTCATTATCGGAGAAGCGCTCTTTGGAACGAAGTCAATTGCCCGTACAACCCTTGCAGTGGTTGGAGGAGCTATCGTGTATCGCATTGTCGTAACTGTAGCATTGCAAGCTGAATTCCTAGAAGCTAGTGATATGAAACTCGTAACGGCATGTATTGTAATCATTGCGCTTGTATTGCCAAAGGTTATTGATAATTATAAATCTCGCCAGCTAAAGAAAAAGAAAAACGCAGAACGTATGGCCGCGGTCCAAATGGCATCAGCCGGAAAGGATGAGTAA
- a CDS encoding ABC transporter substrate-binding protein, producing MKKINWLLMLVVLGSLLVLGACGSDDSTEDASGDADDTAGTEDTSGDESSNGETYQIGVTQIVEHPSLDAAFEGFKKALEEAGVNAEYDLQIAQGDQSNNQTIATNFVGDQVDLIFANSTPSAQGALNATKDIPIIFTSVSDPVGAELVSSMEEAGDNITGTTDNHPEAIPSTVDFISNELGAKKVGMIYNSGEQNSIAQIDLVKKAMEGTDLEIVERSVSTSAEVQQAAEALVGKADVFYIITDNTVVSALESVISVANDQDIPVVAGEFDSVERGALAAYGFDYYDIGYQSGEMAAKVLKGESEISSIAPEVPGNLKLVMNKTAAEEQGVEIKSEWEEKAEFVE from the coding sequence ATGAAAAAGATTAATTGGTTGTTGATGCTTGTGGTCTTAGGGAGTTTACTCGTGTTAGGAGCTTGTGGATCTGACGATAGTACTGAGGACGCGAGTGGTGATGCGGATGATACAGCGGGTACTGAAGACACTTCCGGGGATGAGTCCTCTAATGGAGAAACGTATCAGATAGGGGTTACTCAAATTGTAGAACACCCATCTCTTGATGCAGCGTTTGAAGGGTTTAAGAAAGCGTTAGAAGAAGCTGGGGTAAACGCAGAATATGACCTTCAAATTGCTCAAGGAGACCAGTCTAATAACCAAACGATTGCTACTAATTTTGTAGGGGATCAAGTAGATTTGATCTTTGCGAACTCGACACCAAGTGCTCAGGGAGCGCTCAATGCAACAAAGGATATCCCTATTATCTTTACATCTGTTTCGGATCCTGTAGGGGCTGAACTTGTATCATCTATGGAGGAAGCCGGGGATAATATCACAGGCACTACCGATAACCACCCAGAAGCGATTCCTAGTACAGTAGACTTTATTAGCAATGAGCTCGGAGCGAAGAAAGTTGGTATGATCTATAACTCTGGTGAACAAAACTCGATTGCTCAGATTGATCTTGTCAAGAAAGCGATGGAAGGTACAGACCTAGAAATTGTAGAACGATCTGTATCGACTTCAGCAGAAGTACAACAAGCAGCAGAAGCACTTGTAGGAAAAGCGGATGTCTTCTATATAATCACGGATAATACTGTAGTTTCTGCTCTAGAGTCCGTTATTTCTGTAGCAAACGATCAAGATATTCCGGTCGTAGCAGGAGAGTTTGACTCAGTCGAACGTGGGGCTCTTGCCGCTTATGGGTTTGATTACTATGATATCGGCTATCAATCAGGTGAGATGGCAGCCAAAGTATTAAAAGGTGAATCAGAAATCTCCTCCATTGCACCAGAAGTGCCAGGCAATTTAAAACTTGTGATGAACAAGACAGCTGCTGAGGAACAAGGTGTAGAAATTAAATCAGAATGGGAAGAGAAAGCTGAATTTGTAGAGTAA
- a CDS encoding NAD(P)H-dependent flavin oxidoreductase: protein MNDLCRVLNLQYPILQGGMGNVSNAQLSAAVSEAGGLGTVGVGTMEPDEVKRILKDLKVRTKQPIALNIPLNVTPYRDEMIELVVGEKVPVVSLSAGNPAPFIPYFQEYGVKVIAVVASKRQAQKAEEAGADVIVAEGYEAAGINSNFETTTLTLIPQIVDAVSVPVVAAGGIGDGRGLAAVLALGASGVQMGTRLIATSDSPMHNSYKEALLKADDIQTVIVGRSIGKVRRVMKTPYAGQLLTLEEKGIEEDDFNRLTSEYYHKLGALDGKLDQGFINGGQVSGLIHNLPTVQELFESMMEEASGCFQSLSKTYSLTKPETK, encoded by the coding sequence ATGAATGATCTTTGTCGCGTTTTAAATTTACAATACCCTATTCTTCAAGGTGGGATGGGGAATGTGAGTAATGCACAGTTATCTGCTGCAGTCAGTGAAGCAGGAGGTCTAGGAACAGTTGGAGTTGGGACGATGGAACCTGACGAAGTAAAAAGGATTCTAAAAGATTTAAAAGTACGTACAAAGCAACCGATCGCGTTAAACATTCCTTTAAATGTAACTCCTTACAGAGACGAAATGATTGAGTTAGTCGTGGGGGAGAAGGTCCCTGTGGTCTCATTATCGGCTGGAAACCCAGCTCCATTCATCCCTTACTTTCAGGAGTATGGTGTGAAGGTGATTGCTGTGGTGGCTTCTAAACGTCAGGCACAAAAAGCTGAAGAAGCGGGCGCAGATGTGATAGTAGCTGAAGGGTATGAAGCAGCTGGGATTAATTCAAACTTTGAAACGACTACCCTTACGTTGATTCCTCAGATTGTAGACGCAGTATCTGTGCCTGTGGTGGCAGCTGGTGGAATAGGTGATGGTCGCGGGTTAGCAGCAGTTCTAGCTCTTGGAGCAAGCGGGGTTCAAATGGGCACGAGACTGATTGCAACCTCTGATTCACCCATGCACAACTCCTATAAAGAAGCACTCTTAAAAGCGGATGACATTCAAACGGTCATTGTTGGCCGTAGCATTGGGAAAGTAAGAAGAGTGATGAAAACACCATATGCCGGACAATTGCTTACACTTGAAGAGAAGGGGATCGAGGAAGACGACTTTAATCGTCTGACTTCCGAATATTATCATAAGTTAGGGGCCTTAGACGGGAAGCTGGATCAAGGTTTTATTAACGGGGGGCAGGTGTCCGGATTGATTCACAATCTTCCTACAGTTCAAGAACTTTTTGAATCCATGATGGAAGAAGCATCGGGCTGCTTTCAATCTTTGTCCAAAACCTATTCCTTAACTAAACCAGAAACAAAGTAA
- a CDS encoding gamma carbonic anhydrase family protein has translation MLYKYGNNFPIVDRSVFVAPGAHIIGDVTIEEESSVWFNAVLRGDEAPIRIGKRTSIQDNSTCHLYEESPLQVGDEVTVGHNVILHGCTIENRTIIGMGSTILDGALIGEECIVGANSLVPPGKSFPPRSLILGSPAKVVRELTENDLELIQQSIDAYVQKGQQYKKQM, from the coding sequence ATGCTTTATAAATACGGGAACAACTTCCCAATTGTTGATCGAAGCGTATTTGTAGCTCCTGGTGCCCATATTATTGGGGATGTTACGATTGAAGAAGAATCATCTGTATGGTTTAACGCGGTATTAAGAGGAGACGAAGCTCCTATTCGAATCGGGAAAAGAACAAGCATTCAAGACAACTCCACTTGCCACCTCTATGAAGAATCTCCTTTACAGGTCGGAGACGAGGTTACGGTGGGTCATAACGTCATCCTCCACGGTTGTACAATTGAAAATCGAACAATTATAGGGATGGGATCAACCATTCTAGATGGCGCTTTAATCGGAGAAGAGTGTATCGTCGGTGCCAATTCCTTAGTCCCCCCTGGTAAATCCTTTCCTCCACGCTCCTTAATACTTGGATCACCTGCAAAAGTCGTACGAGAGTTAACAGAGAATGATCTTGAACTCATTCAACAATCAATAGATGCGTATGTACAAAAAGGACAACAGTACAAAAAACAAATGTAA
- a CDS encoding GNAT family N-acetyltransferase has protein sequence MEGITIEMARPEDAFDLRNVMKRAFDKESRKWLTGEQEEKDYNIEPPGYGSVDRMMYSIHHLHTYKVMRDEDIVGGVILTLTGRSFGRIDRIFIDPSQQGKGIGRKVMNFIEDEHNGVRVWELETSRRQIGNLHFYEKSGYNKVFETEEECCYEKRIHKNMSGGGNGLVREYSDQAHSEWYGANLSNISVSNSNIEKGHYHNCNLSGSVYQNINFRKTMFADLTLEDSTISFVSMGGLRFWHTDLGEDRKSISFTECDLHTSIFEQCDLRDVAIKDSQIEGMTINGIKVRELLDNYEGIKSS, from the coding sequence ATGGAAGGTATTACGATTGAAATGGCAAGGCCAGAGGATGCATTTGATTTAAGAAATGTTATGAAACGAGCTTTTGATAAGGAGTCGAGGAAATGGCTCACAGGTGAGCAGGAAGAGAAGGATTACAACATTGAACCGCCTGGGTATGGATCTGTGGATCGTATGATGTATTCTATTCATCATTTACATACGTATAAAGTAATGAGGGATGAGGATATTGTCGGTGGTGTAATCCTGACTCTTACGGGGCGATCTTTTGGAAGGATAGATCGGATTTTCATTGATCCTTCACAGCAAGGTAAGGGGATAGGGAGAAAAGTTATGAACTTTATAGAAGATGAACATAATGGAGTTCGGGTCTGGGAGCTTGAGACATCTCGTCGTCAAATAGGGAATTTACATTTCTATGAGAAGAGCGGGTATAACAAGGTGTTTGAAACAGAAGAAGAATGTTGTTATGAAAAGCGAATTCATAAAAATATGTCCGGTGGTGGTAATGGACTTGTGAGAGAATATTCAGATCAGGCCCATTCGGAATGGTATGGGGCCAATCTTTCTAATATTTCTGTGAGTAACAGCAACATTGAGAAAGGCCATTATCATAATTGCAATTTAAGCGGGTCTGTTTACCAAAACATTAACTTTAGGAAGACTATGTTCGCTGATTTAACGTTAGAAGATAGCACGATTTCTTTTGTTTCTATGGGCGGCCTTCGTTTTTGGCACACGGATCTAGGAGAAGATAGGAAGTCTATTTCTTTTACAGAATGCGATCTCCATACAAGTATATTTGAGCAATGCGATTTAAGAGATGTGGCTATAAAGGATAGTCAGATCGAAGGGATGACAATAAATGGTATAAAGGTCAGAGAGCTGCTGGATAACTATGAGGGGATAAAAAGTTCTTAA
- a CDS encoding YjzC family protein encodes MADRYKTGEKVPENGTYEFDGLADTNGNGTPTEDEKHVSLESGETFPPLRSSKEAAYWKKSN; translated from the coding sequence ATGGCTGATCGTTACAAGACAGGAGAAAAGGTACCAGAAAACGGTACGTATGAATTTGATGGCCTTGCTGACACGAATGGAAATGGGACACCAACGGAAGATGAGAAGCACGTAAGTTTAGAAAGTGGCGAAACATTCCCTCCTCTTCGCTCAAGCAAGGAAGCAGCTTATTGGAAGAAGTCTAACTAA
- a CDS encoding YjzC family protein: MANRYKTGEKVPENGTYQFDGLTDGRKSANPTEDEKHISLESGQTFPPLSSSNAAAYWKKSN, encoded by the coding sequence ATGGCTAACCGTTACAAAACAGGAGAAAAAGTACCTGAGAATGGCACGTATCAGTTTGACGGATTAACGGATGGACGTAAAAGTGCAAATCCGACCGAAGATGAGAAACATATTAGTTTAGAAAGTGGACAAACGTTCCCTCCTCTAAGTTCGAGCAACGCTGCAGCTTACTGGAAGAAATCTAACTAA